In Xanthomonas fragariae, the genomic window GGAAGAACTTAGGCTACAACATGGTGATCTTTCTGGCCGGCCTGCAGGCGATTCCGCAAGACCTGTATGAGGCTGCGCGCATTGATGGTGCGTCGCGCTGGAAGCAATTCCTGCACATCACCTTGCCGATGCTCGGGCCGGTGCTGATGGTAGTCGGTGTGATCACCATCTCCGGCTATTTCCAGCTCTTTGCCGAGCCATACGTGATGACCCGCGGCGACCCGCTGCAAAGCACCGTGAGCGTGCTGTATTTCATGTTCGAGGAAGGCTTCAAGTGGTGGAACCTCGGCCGCGCCTCGGCGGTAGCGTTCCTGTTGTTCCTGATCATTCTGGCGGTGACTACCGTGATGCTGCGCTTTGGCCGCAAGAAGGAGCTGATATGAGTCGTGATGTTGGCCAATCGCGCTGGCATGCCTTGCTGATCAACGGCGGCTTGCTGTTGCTGGCACTGATCAGCCTGGCGCCGCTGCTGTGGATGCTGTCGGTCTCGTTAATGCCGACCGGCGAGGCCAGCCGTTTCCCGCCACCGATGCTGCCCTCGGCCTTCACCACGGCCAACTACCGCGAACTGTTCGCACGCACCCGCATGGCGCGCAACTTCGCCAACAGCCTGATGGTATCCGGGCTGATCACGCTCGGCTCGCTGCTGATCAACACCATGGCCGGTTATGCGTTCGCCAAGCTGCAGTTCGTCGGCCGCGAGCGCATCTTCAAGATCCTGATGGCCGCGTTAGTGATCCCGGCACAGGTGGCGATGTTGCCGCTGTTCCTGCTGATGAAGCAGTTGCATCTGGTTAACAACATCGGCGGGGTGGTGGTGCCGGCGCTGGCGACGGTCTTCGGCATTTTTCTGGTACGTCAGTACGCCCGCAGCATTCCCGATGAGCTGATCGAAGCCGCGCGCATCGACGGCGCAAGCGAGATGCGGATCTTCTTTCAGATCGTGCTGCCGATGCTCAAGCCGGTGCTAGTTACCTTGTCCATCTTCACCTTCATGGGCTCGTGGAACGACTTCATGTGGCCGCTGATCGTGCTGACCGACCAGGAGCAACACACCTTGCCGGTGGCGCTGGCGGCGCTGTCGCGCGAGCACATGATGGACGTGGAATTGATGATGGCTGGCGCGGTGGTGACGGTGATTCCGGTGCTACTGTTGTTCCTGCTGCTGCAGCGTTACTACATTCAAGGTCTTCTGCTGGGGAGTGTGAAGGGGTGATGCCGATGATCCGGGCAGTGCTTTCCATGGCTGCGGTCGCTAGCGTTGCGGGCGTGGCGCAGGCGCAGGAGCGCATGCTCGACGGCTTCGACGACATCGGCGCCTGGCGCTTGGTGGTCTCCAATCAGGTCAGCGGCTCGCTGCGCCCGGTGGCCACCACTTCTGGCGGACATGCGCTGTGCCTGGACTACAACTTCAACGGCGTGTCCGGTTATGTCGGCATCCGTCGCAATTTGCCGATCGAGTATCCTGAAAACTACCGCATCGGCTTCGCGCTGCGCGGCGAGTCGCCGTCCAACGATCTGCAGGTCAAGCTGATCGATGCCAGCGGCGACAACGTGTGGTGGGTCAACCGGCCGGGCTTTAATTTCCCGAACAACTGGACCACCGTCAGTTACCGCAAGCGCAACATCGAAAAGGCCTGGGGCCCGGGCCAGGACAAGCAACTGCGCAGCAGCGCGGATGTGGAATTCACCATTTACAACAAGGTCGGTGGCAAGGGCACGGTGTGCTTCGACCACCTGACCCTGACCCCGCTAGCGCCGGAAGACACCTTGCCGCTCAAGGCCGAGGCCATCACCGATACTGCACCCGCATTGGAACAACGGCTGGCTGACGGCAAACCGGACACCTTCTGGCTCAGCGGCGCGGTCAAGCAACAGACGGTGACGCTGGATCTGGGCAAGGTGCGCGAATTCGGCGGCGCGGTGGTGCAGTGGGTGCCGGGCCTGCAGGCCTCCCAGTACACGGTGCGTGCGTCCAGCGACGGACGCGGCTGGCGCGATCTGCGCACCGTCACCGCCGGTGCCGGCGACACCGATTGGCTGGCGCTGCCGGATACCGAAGCGCGCTATCTGCGTTTCGATCTCAAGGACGGCCCCAACTGGCGTTACGGCATCAAGGATGTGCAGCTGCAGCCGCTTGCGTTTGCGGCAACGCCAAACGATTTCATCAAGTCGCTGGCCGCGCAGATGCCTCGTGGCAGTTATCCGCGCGGCTTCTCCGGCGAGCAGCCGTACTGGACCATTCTGGGTCTTGACGGCGGCACCGAGCAGGGTCTGATCGGCGAAGACGGCGCGGTGGAAGTGGGCAAGGGCGGTTTCAGCATCGAGCCGTTCGTGGTGACCGGTGGCAAGCTGCTGCATTGGTCCGACGTCAGCAGCGAGCAAGGCCTGCAGGACGATTGCTTGCCAATTCCCAGCGTCGATTGGCATCACGATCTGATGAATCTGCGTGTCACCGCATTCGTGCAGGGCACACCCGATCAGGCACAACTGGTCGCACGCTATCAACTGCATAACACCGGCAAGGAAGCGCGCGACTTCACCCTGGCACTGGCGGTGCGCCCGTTCCAGGTCAACCCGCCAGCGCAGTTGCTGAACACCTTGGGTGGCGTCAGTCGTATCGAGCAACTGGCCGTGGATGGCGCGCAGGTCAGTGTCAACGGCAGACCGCGCGTGTTTGCCGCGCAGCGTCCGGATGCCGGTTTCGCCAGCGCTTTCGACAGCGGTATGGATGTCAGTCATCTCACTGCCGCCACACCGCCCACGATCACCCAGGTGAAGGACGAAACCGGCCTGGCATCGGGCGTGCTGCTGTATCGCTGGAAGCTGCAGCCCGGCCAGCGTCGTGAAGTGGCACTGGTGATTCCGCAGACCGGCACGGCGCAGTTGCCAGCAGGTTTCGATGCCGACACGGCGCAGCAACAGGTTGCCCAGCAGTGGCGCAGCAAGCTCGATCGCGTGCGCATCAGCGTGCCGGCCGAAGGCAAGCCGATGGTCGATACACTGCGTACTGCCCTGGCGCATATGTTGATCTCGCGCATCGGCCCGCGCCTGCAGCCCGGCACGCGCTCGTATTCGCGCAGCTGGATCCGCGATGGCGCGATGATTTCCGAAGGCCTGTTGCGGCTCGGCCATGAGGATGTGGTGCGCGAGTACGTGGACTGGTTCGCGTCGTATCAGTTTGCCGATGGCATGGTGCCGTGCTGCGTGGACGATCGCGGCAGCGACCCGGTGCCGGAAAACGATAGCCATGGCGAGCTGATCTTCAACATCGCCGAGTACTACCGCTACACCGGCGACAAGGCGTTCCTGGAAAAGATGTGGCCGCACGTCACCGGCGCCTACGACTACATGGAAAAGCTGCGCGCCAGCGAACGCACCGAAGACAACTTCATGCGCAACCCGGCCTTCTACGGAATGATGCCGGTGTCGATCAGTCACGAAGGCTATTCGGCCAAGCCGGTGCATTCGTATTGGGACAACTTTTGGGCGTTGCGCGGCTACAAGGACGCGGTGATGCTGGCCGGCGCGCTCAACAAGCCCGACGACGTTACCCGTTTCACTGCCGCACGCGATGAGTTCAGCGGCGATCTGATCGCTTCGCTAGGTGCGGCCGTGCGTCAGCACAACCTCGCTTTTCTGCCCGGTTCGGCCGAGCTCGGCGATTTCGACGCGACCTCCACGACCATCGCATTGGCCCCGGGTGGCGAGCAGCAACGTCTGCCGCAAGACCTGCTGACCAATACCTTCGAGCGCTATTGGAAGGAGTTCTCCGATCGTCGCGACAGCAAGCGCGAATGGAAGGTCTACACGCCGTACGAGTGGCGAAATGTGGCTGCATTTGTGCGCCTTGGCTGGCGCGACCGCGCCTGGGACGCCACCGCGTTTTTCTTCAAGGACCGTGCACCGCAACCGTGGAATCAGTGGACCGAAGTGGTCTCACGCACACCGCGCACACCGTTCTTTGTCGGCGACCTGCCGCATGCCTGGGTTGCCTCGGACTTCGTGCGCTCAGTGCTTGACATGTTTGCCTATGGGCGCGAATCCGATGCCAGCCTGGTGATCGCCGCGGGCGCGCCGACGCGCTGGTTCGAAGGCAAGGGCATTGGCATCGCCGAACTGCGCACGCCGTACGGGCGCCTCAACTACACCTTACAGCGTGCCGACAAGCAACTGGTATTGCAGCTGCAGCCCGGCCTGATCCTGCCGCCGGGCGGCGTGGTGTTGCCCTGGCCTTACCAGGGCACGCCGGGCAAGGCCAGCATCAACGGCGAGTCGGCTGAGTGGCATAACGGTGAGCTACGCATCCAGCAACTGCCTGCCAACGTGCAGATCGATGTGCCCAGCGCGGTGCGGCGCGCCGAGCGCGCCACGCAATGAGAGTGGTGCGTCGTGTGGCCGAGCCGTCCGCACGACGTGTTGCGCGCTTGTTTGTATGGTCGGTCGCGCTTGCGCTGTCGTGCGTGGCATTTGCACAGAAACGCAAACCTCTGCAGCGCCTGCACGTCAGATGAGCCTGGCTAGGCGCCCCTGAAAAATCCTTAACACCCAACCACCGCAACGCTTTATAGGCTGCACAGGCGTGCCAGATCTGACGGTTTTCGCTACGCTGAGGCCTGCTTTCTTGCAATTTGCGCCCATGCGTACACGTCGTTCTGCTGCTGAGCGCGTCTGCGCCGACGAGTTGTTTCGTTCGCGACTGGAGAATCAGATCGACCTTGCGTCGTCCGATGGCGCAGCTGAGCCAACGGATGCCGTGGACCGCGTTGGAACAGGCGCTTTTGTCGCGCTTGCCGGCCACTGCTGCCGCTGGCGGTCGTCCCTCACTGCCAGTGCGTTTGATGGCAGATTTGCTTTATCTCGAGCATGCATACGACCTGTCCGATGAAGCGGTCTGCGAACGATGGATGGAAAATCCGTATTGGCAGTTCTTCGCATGCGCCGGAAGTGGACTGCATCGGCAAGGGCAAAGCGCGTCAGCCGTACGCATTCGGCGTCAAGGTCGGTATTGCAGTCAGCGCCTGCAATGGGAGCGCGCAGTTTTTCGGGCAATCCGTATGACGGGGACACCTTGGTCGAGCAACTGGAGCAGACGCGCGGGTTGTGGGCATCCAACCAACCGTGGCGATCGTTGATTTGGACTATCGCGGGCGCGAGATGGATGACGTGCGGGTGTTGCATCGTGGCAAGGCCAAGACCCTGACGCGACGGCCATGGCGCTGGATCGAACGACGTCAGGCAGTGGAACCGGTGACCGGGCATCTGAAAGAAGACTGCCGGCTGCGTCGTTGTAGGCTCAAAGGCGCCTAGGGCGATGCGCTGCACGTGCTTGGTTGCGCCGCCGGCTACAACCTGCGTTGGCTGATGCGCTGGATCGCGTTTTTGCATGCCTGGATCTGGCCATCCTTGAGCAACGTGCACCTATCACCTATCACCGCTGGCGATTGGTGCTTGAAAGGGGTTTTTCAGGGACGACCGGTAACGCTCAACCTGCATTTCCTCCAACAGCAAACAGGCACCGGTAGCAATCGCCGACGATTTCAACACCGCTGCTTAGTCGTCCCTGAAAAATCCCCTTCAAGCGCCAAGTGCCGTCGGTGACAGCGGCGCGGTACTCAAGGATGACCATCCCATCGCCCGCATCCAGGCACGCAAAAACGCGATCCAGCGCAGCAGCCAGCGCAGGTTGTAGCCGGCGGCGCAGCCGAGCACGTGCAGCGCATCGCCTTGGGCACCTTTCAGCCTGCAGCGACGCAACCGGCAGTCGTCTTTCAGATGTCCGATCACCGGCTCCACCGCCTGCCGTCGCTTGATCCAGCGCCATTGCCGTCGCGTCAGGGTCTTGGCCTTGCCGCGATGCAGGACCTGCACGCCATCGACCGCGCGCCCGCGATAGCCCAGGTCCACGATCGCCACCGTCGGTTCTACGCTCACATCCTGCAGCAACCCGCGTGTCTGCTCCAGCTGCTCGGCCAAGGTATCGCCGTCGTACGGGTTGCCCGGGAAGCTGCGCGCACCCACGACCAATCCCTTGCAGGCGGTGACCGCAATGCCGACCTTGACGCCGAATTCGTACGCTTGACGCGCCTTGCCCTTGCCGATGCATTCCACTTCCGGGGCATGCAATGCGTAGAGTTTTTGTTTGTCCTTCGGACGCTGCGTGTACAGCCGTTGCGCACGTTCCAGCCAGACAGCGATGCGCTCGCGCACGCCGGGTTCCACCTGGTCCAGCTTGCGCTCGATATCGCGCAACACCCGCCCCAATACCGTGCGTTGACGTCGCAGCACGCGCTGCATGCGCTTGAACTGGCGCGCATGCGCATACCGACCTGCCTTGCGGCTCAGGGCCGGGCCTTGCCGCGCGTAGCTCTGCCGCAATCCGATGCCGTGCCGCCTGGCCACTAAAACCAGCTTCTTGCGTGCCACCTCCAGCAAACGGCTGTCGGTCGGATAGGCGATCGCCTTCTCTTGCACCGTGGTGTCCACGATCACCCGCGACAACTCGCGTGCGTCCACCGCCTGCATCGCATGCGCGGCGTTGATGGTGTGCGCCAGCAGCTCTTCCATCCCGGCCTCACCCAGGCGCTGCCGCCAGCGCGTCAGCGAGCTGGCATCGCACGGCAAACGCGTCTGGAACACGACCTCACCGGTGAAGAACTGCCAGTACGGATTCTCCAGCCAGCGCTCGCACACCGCTTCATCGGACAGGTCGTAGGCGTGTTTGAGGTAGAGCAAACCGGCAATCAGCCGCACCGGCAATGCCGGCCGACCGCCACCGGCCTGGGTGGCCGGCAAGCGCGATGAAAGTGCTTGCTCCAACGCCGTCCACGGCATCCGTTGGCTCAGCCGCGCCAGCGGATGACGCAGATCGATCTGGTTCTCCAGCCGCGATCGAAACAACTCATCGGCAGGCATGTCTTCGGCAGCAGGACGGCGTGTACGCATGGGCGGAAATTGCCAGAAACCAGCCTTCAGCGTAGCGAACACTGGTAGTTTTGGCACGCCGGTGCAGACATCAAGGCCTTGCGGTCGTTGGGTGGTTGGGGTTTTTCAGGGGCGACTGCTTACACTCTACGATCTGGAAGCCTTGTGCAAAGGCTACGGTGGCAGTTACGGCAGCGTGCATCGCAACAGCGACAGCACGGTCAGCGTCTTGAACCTGCATGTTTTCGACAGGCCGGCATGCATCGACCACGTGCTTCTTCCAGCAAGACCGTCTGCTCGCCGGCGAAGCCCGCATCCTGTTCGACGCGCCTTATGCGGAAGGCCGTTGGGCCTCAGACCACGACGGCGTCCGGGTACACCTGCAGTTGTAGCTTTGCGCGGGCGTGACCGGCAAAGGACCGGCTATCGGATGTCGTAGGAGATGGGAATTTACCAGTACAGCCCCATCGCGCCCAATGGCGCTCCCACGGAAGGTGAAAGATGTTTGCGGATGCGCCCCAACAACTCGGCACCGCCGCACTCACCCATGCAAGCGCTGAAAAATCTGCACGCCTGCCAACCCCACACCGGCCATGCTGCCGAAGTTGGTCAACAGGAACGTCAGCACCACACGCGACACGCGATTGCGGTACCAACCGCGCAGCGTCTGCGCATCGTCGCGTAGCGACAGGAAGTCGCCATAGGCCGGCTTGCGCATATGCACCTCGACCAGCGCCGCAAACGCGCCGGTCGGCACGCTCAAGCGGAACGGTTTAAATGGCGCCACCACGGCGGCGGTAAGAATGCTCAGCGGGTGGCTGCCGGCCAATAAACAGCCCAGCGCGGCCAGGCCGCCGGTATACATCGCCCACTGCAACAGCAGGTCGGCGCCCATGCTCAGGCCGCCGCGCCAGAAGCCAATCGCGATGCCGGCGATGACGACGGTCAGAATGCCCAGCGTGATCCACGGAACGCGTTTGCGCTGCTGCACGTATTCCAACGACTCGCGCAGCGGGCCGGGCGCATCGGTGTCCTGTTCCAGATGCCGCGCCAGGCCGGCCAGATGCCCGGCACCAACGACCGCTAATACTTCGTGCTGGCTGGCAGTGGCTTCTTCGCGCAGACGCGTGGCCATGTACTGATCGCGCTCGGCAATCACGGTCTCATACAACTCGGGGCTTTCGCTGGCGAAGTCGCCGAAGCTCGCTTCCAGCATGTCGCCTTGTTTGAGCTTTTCGATTTCTTCCTCGCCCACCTCATCGGCCGCAAACAGGCCGCCGAGCAAGCCGCCGGCCAACTTCATCTTGCCGAAGAACCCAAGCCGCCCGGACGCACGCTTGAAGGTCAGGCCGACCTCGCGATCGATCAAGTGCACCGGCAAGCCTTGCGCGCGCGCCAGATTGACCGCTTCCTTCAACTCCGCACCCGGCTCGATACCGAGCTGCTTGGCCAGGCGGCGCTGATAGGCAGCCAGTGCCAGGTTCGCGGCAAACAAGGCCACGCGGCCCTTGCGGATCACCTGCACCAGGTCCAGGCGGGCGAGGGCGTCCGGGTCGCTTAGCGCTTGTAGACGTTGCGCATCCAGCTCGACCGCCACCGCGTCGTAGCGTCCGCTGCCGATTGCCCGCTGCACTGCGGTGACACTTGCGAGCGACACGTGCGCAGTGCCGAGCAAGGTGTAGCGCACGCCATCGCGTTCGACGATGCGGTGCGGCTGGCCGGACAGGGCATCGTCCAGAACGTAGGTAGTCTGCTCAGTCATGGAGTCATTCATCAGAAGGAGGGGCGGTGTCACCGGTGCAGAGCGCGCTTTGCATCTGCACGCTGTCCAACCAGCGACTATGTTTGCGGTCGATTCCGGTGAACACTCCGACCGTGCGAAAACCAAAACGTTCATGCAGTCGTTGCGATGCACGGTTGCCGGCATCGCCGATCACCGTAATCATTTGCCGACGCTGCGGCCTTGCATGCCGGCAGCGAGATAGATCGAGTTCAGCGATCAGACACGGATATCCCGCATCCACGATTACACGCACGCGGATGCGTATTTCATCGCTCGATGTCGCGTTGTATTCGTAGGTATTGACCCCGGCGATCTGCTCCGTATGAATTGCAGTGATCGCCGGGATGTCCGCGTCGCGGACCGCACGCAACTCGACGGGCATGCGGTCAGTCGATGTAGCGCTTGAGCAGATCGCCGTACGCATCGATGCGCCGATCGCGCAGGAACGGCCAGATGCGCCGCACATGTTCGCTGCGCTGCAGATCGACATCGCAGACCAGCAAGGTCGGGTCCTGCCCGGCTTCGGCAATGAACTCGCCTTGCGGCCCCACCACATGGCTGTTGCCCCAGAACTGGATGCCCGATGCACCCATCGGTGAAGGTTCGTGGCCCGCGCGGTT contains:
- a CDS encoding carbohydrate ABC transporter permease: MSRDVGQSRWHALLINGGLLLLALISLAPLLWMLSVSLMPTGEASRFPPPMLPSAFTTANYRELFARTRMARNFANSLMVSGLITLGSLLINTMAGYAFAKLQFVGRERIFKILMAALVIPAQVAMLPLFLLMKQLHLVNNIGGVVVPALATVFGIFLVRQYARSIPDELIEAARIDGASEMRIFFQIVLPMLKPVLVTLSIFTFMGSWNDFMWPLIVLTDQEQHTLPVALAALSREHMMDVELMMAGAVVTVIPVLLLFLLLQRYYIQGLLLGSVKG
- a CDS encoding discoidin domain-containing protein encodes the protein MAAVASVAGVAQAQERMLDGFDDIGAWRLVVSNQVSGSLRPVATTSGGHALCLDYNFNGVSGYVGIRRNLPIEYPENYRIGFALRGESPSNDLQVKLIDASGDNVWWVNRPGFNFPNNWTTVSYRKRNIEKAWGPGQDKQLRSSADVEFTIYNKVGGKGTVCFDHLTLTPLAPEDTLPLKAEAITDTAPALEQRLADGKPDTFWLSGAVKQQTVTLDLGKVREFGGAVVQWVPGLQASQYTVRASSDGRGWRDLRTVTAGAGDTDWLALPDTEARYLRFDLKDGPNWRYGIKDVQLQPLAFAATPNDFIKSLAAQMPRGSYPRGFSGEQPYWTILGLDGGTEQGLIGEDGAVEVGKGGFSIEPFVVTGGKLLHWSDVSSEQGLQDDCLPIPSVDWHHDLMNLRVTAFVQGTPDQAQLVARYQLHNTGKEARDFTLALAVRPFQVNPPAQLLNTLGGVSRIEQLAVDGAQVSVNGRPRVFAAQRPDAGFASAFDSGMDVSHLTAATPPTITQVKDETGLASGVLLYRWKLQPGQRREVALVIPQTGTAQLPAGFDADTAQQQVAQQWRSKLDRVRISVPAEGKPMVDTLRTALAHMLISRIGPRLQPGTRSYSRSWIRDGAMISEGLLRLGHEDVVREYVDWFASYQFADGMVPCCVDDRGSDPVPENDSHGELIFNIAEYYRYTGDKAFLEKMWPHVTGAYDYMEKLRASERTEDNFMRNPAFYGMMPVSISHEGYSAKPVHSYWDNFWALRGYKDAVMLAGALNKPDDVTRFTAARDEFSGDLIASLGAAVRQHNLAFLPGSAELGDFDATSTTIALAPGGEQQRLPQDLLTNTFERYWKEFSDRRDSKREWKVYTPYEWRNVAAFVRLGWRDRAWDATAFFFKDRAPQPWNQWTEVVSRTPRTPFFVGDLPHAWVASDFVRSVLDMFAYGRESDASLVIAAGAPTRWFEGKGIGIAELRTPYGRLNYTLQRADKQLVLQLQPGLILPPGGVVLPWPYQGTPGKASINGESAEWHNGELRIQQLPANVQIDVPSAVRRAERATQ
- a CDS encoding IS5 family transposase codes for the protein MRTRRPAAEDMPADELFRSRLENQIDLRHPLARLSQRMPWTALEQALSSRLPATQAGGGRPALPVRLIAGLLYLKHAYDLSDEAVCERWLENPYWQFFTGEVVFQTRLPCDASSLTRWRQRLGEAGMEELLAHTINAAHAMQAVDARELSRVIVDTTVQEKAIAYPTDSRLLEVARKKLVLVARRHGIGLRQSYARQGPALSRKAGRYAHARQFKRMQRVLRRQRTVLGRVLRDIERKLDQVEPGVRERIAVWLERAQRLYTQRPKDKQKLYALHAPEVECIGKGKARQAYEFGVKVGIAVTACKGLVVGARSFPGNPYDGDTLAEQLEQTRGLLQDVSVEPTVAIVDLGYRGRAVDGVQVLHRGKAKTLTRRQWRWIKRRQAVEPVIGHLKDDCRLRRCRLKGAQGDALHVLGCAAGYNLRWLLRWIAFLRAWMRAMGWSSLSTAPLSPTALGA
- a CDS encoding TraB/GumN family protein, yielding MNDSMTEQTTYVLDDALSGQPHRIVERDGVRYTLLGTAHVSLASVTAVQRAIGSGRYDAVAVELDAQRLQALSDPDALARLDLVQVIRKGRVALFAANLALAAYQRRLAKQLGIEPGAELKEAVNLARAQGLPVHLIDREVGLTFKRASGRLGFFGKMKLAGGLLGGLFAADEVGEEEIEKLKQGDMLEASFGDFASESPELYETVIAERDQYMATRLREEATASQHEVLAVVGAGHLAGLARHLEQDTDAPGPLRESLEYVQQRKRVPWITLGILTVVIAGIAIGFWRGGLSMGADLLLQWAMYTGGLAALGCLLAGSHPLSILTAAVVAPFKPFRLSVPTGAFAALVEVHMRKPAYGDFLSLRDDAQTLRGWYRNRVSRVVLTFLLTNFGSMAGVGLAGVQIFQRLHG